A single Biomphalaria glabrata chromosome 2, xgBioGlab47.1, whole genome shotgun sequence DNA region contains:
- the LOC106057760 gene encoding uncharacterized protein LOC106057760 codes for MATPTTLNIGEPADEMSVDGNNAPNGENSQSGDCETQDERKSEAFNLTEGLLSPRKSQEEIDELMMHGYEMDDIIEEESKGLSSFFPEFLITPSDVLYKIAPGVGSVCYGYFSLACMEPQFNRAFGDVHKLVNNVFWFQAHCGIGLYIYSRRHIRKLPASRAFFYSIFGTVVFNLGSCMVWGLGQALLPRSTALRVAFSLLSSSMLLYAGQDYLQYVDKSCSELD; via the exons ATGGCGACCCCCACAACCTTGAATATCGGCGAGCCAGCCGATGAAATGTCAGTTGATGGAAACAATGCTCCAAATGGAGAAAATTCACAATCTGGAGATTGTGAAACGCAGGATGAAAGGAAAAGTGAGGCGTTTAACTTAACAGAAGGTTTATTAAGCCCAAGAAAATCCCAAGAGGAGATCGACGAGTTAATGATGCATGGATACGAAATGGACGACATCATTGAAGAAGAGTCTAAGGGTTTAAGCAGTTTTTTCCCAGAGTTTTTGATAACGCCGAGTGATGTATTATACAAAATTGCACCTGGAGTTGGATCTGTTTGCTATGGTTATTTCTCTCTTGCTTGCATGGAGCCACAATTCAACAG AGCATTTGGAGATGTCCATAAATTAGTCAACAACGTATTCTGGTTCCAAGCTCACTGTGGCATTGGCTTGTACATTTACTCTCGACGACATATTAGAAAGCTGCCAGCAAGCAGAGCCTTTTTCTACAGTATTTTTGGCACAGTAGTGTTCAATTTAGGCTCTTGCATGGTCTGGGGACTTGGTCAAGCTCTACTTCCTCGTTCAACAGCATTGAGAGTAGCATTCAGTCTGTTAAGCAGTTCTATGTTGCTCTACGCAGGTCAAGACTATTTACAGTATGTGGACAAGAGTTGTTCAGAACTGgattaa